In the Drosophila takahashii strain IR98-3 E-12201 chromosome 3R, DtakHiC1v2, whole genome shotgun sequence genome, one interval contains:
- the TyrRII gene encoding D(2) dopamine receptor B isoform X2 — MFLKSDCLTSVIFIKHKCTWRFGWILCDIWISLDILLCTGSILSLCAISLDRYLAVTQPLTYSKKRRSKRLALLMILVVWITALSITCPPYLGWYEAGRHQAEFVDCRYNQNKGYVVFSAMGSFFIPLTVMLYVYVKIGYVLTSRRQRIVRDANSERTADYDVDGDNFISESEHYHCTPTKWLPNRKSRWRFNSLHDPPGSTNTSKGHQSSSVKCAKCSTATGVGVTGGVPVPDKTLTFKHQPTFYELVEVSRLSSLIHCSAISCKYGGPCMHSTPSGLHYVGTEASFSDTCLGATPASSALEATEKLEAESHSQAQQKQRSFDLPHPHHHHHGSQNHHNHNHHHRMPMRVSTTKRDSKTAKTLTIVMGGLIACWLPFFVYYLLIPFLPRPAVLEDLMFGFTWIGWVNCAINPFIYAFYNPDFRTAFWRLTCRPICKQKRPPNHLAMFRG, encoded by the exons ATGTTCTTGAAATCGGATTGTTTAACTTCTGtgatatttattaaacacAAAT GCACTTGGCGCTTCGGCTGGATACTGTGCGACATTTGGATCTCGCTGGACATCTTGCTCTGCACCGGCTCCATTCTCAGCCTGTGCGCCATCAGTCTGGACAG GTATCTCGCCGTCACACAACCCTTGACGTACTCCAAGAAGCGGCGCTCCAAGCGGCTGGCCCTGCTCATGATACTCGTCGTGTGGATAACGGCCCTGTCAATCACATGTCCACCCTATTTGGGCTG GTACGAGGCGGGCAGGCATCAGGCGGAGTTCGTGGACTGCCGCTACAACCAAAACAAGGGCTACGTGGTCTTTTCGGCAATGGGATCATTCTTTATCCCCCTCACGGTGATGCTGTACGTCTACGTTAAGATTGGTTATGTCCTCACGTCACGGCGACAGCGCATTGTGCGCGATGCG AACTCCGAGCGCACGGCAGACTACGATGTGGATGGGGACAACTTCATCTCGGAGTCAGAACACTATCACTGCACGCCAACCAAGTGGCTGCCAAACAGGAAGTCCCGCTGGAGGTTCAACTCCCTCCACGACCCACCAGGCAGCACGAATACGTCCAAGGGCCACCAGTCGTCGTCCGTCAAGTGCGCCAAGTGCTCCACTGCAACTGGAGTGGGAGTAACTGGTGGAGTGCCTGTTCCGGACAAAACGCTGACATTCAAGCACCAACCCACCTTTTACGAGCTGGTCGAGGTGTCGCGTCTCTCGTCGCTCATCCACTGCTCGGCAATTAGCTGCAAGTACGGCGGACCCTGCATGCACTCCACGCCCTCGGGGCTGCACTATGTGGGCACGGAGGCCTCCTTTTCGGACACCTGCCTGGGCGCCACCCCGGCCAGCTCCGCACTGGAGGCCACCGAGAAACTGGAGGCGGAGTCGCACTCTCAGGCCCAACAAAAGCAGCGATCCTTCGACCTTCCACATCCGCATCATCACCATCATGGCTCCCAGAACCATCACAATCACAACCACCATCATCGCATGCCGATGCGAGTCTCGACCACGAAACGTGATAGCAAGACCGCCAAGACCCTGACAATTGTGATGGGCGGCCTAATTGCTTGCTGGCTGCCCTTCTTCGTCTATTATCTACTGATACCCTTCCTGCCGCGACCCGCCGTCCTCGAGGACCTCATGTTCGGCTTCACCTGGATTGGCTGGGTCAACTGCGCCATCAACCCGTTCATCTACGCCTTCTACAATCCGGACTTTCGCACTGCCTTCTGGCGGCTCACCTGTCGGCCCATTTGCAAGCAGAAGCGCCCGCCCAACCACCTGGCCATGTTCCGTGGCTAG
- the TyrRII gene encoding probable G-protein coupled receptor No18 isoform X1: MAALQHPETMLLYSRFLSTALTVGNSSTEGSTLLLIQTTSPPAGEVISTGGKVPSMNSYLVSMAWPKSLAVAVFLVLILVTVVGNTLVILAVLTTRRLRTVTNCFVMNLAITDWLVGTCVMPPSVVLYITGTWRFGWILCDIWISLDILLCTGSILSLCAISLDRYLAVTQPLTYSKKRRSKRLALLMILVVWITALSITCPPYLGWYEAGRHQAEFVDCRYNQNKGYVVFSAMGSFFIPLTVMLYVYVKIGYVLTSRRQRIVRDANSERTADYDVDGDNFISESEHYHCTPTKWLPNRKSRWRFNSLHDPPGSTNTSKGHQSSSVKCAKCSTATGVGVTGGVPVPDKTLTFKHQPTFYELVEVSRLSSLIHCSAISCKYGGPCMHSTPSGLHYVGTEASFSDTCLGATPASSALEATEKLEAESHSQAQQKQRSFDLPHPHHHHHGSQNHHNHNHHHRMPMRVSTTKRDSKTAKTLTIVMGGLIACWLPFFVYYLLIPFLPRPAVLEDLMFGFTWIGWVNCAINPFIYAFYNPDFRTAFWRLTCRPICKQKRPPNHLAMFRG, from the exons ATGGCGGCGTTGCAACATCCGGAGACCATGCTGCTGTACTCCAGGTTCCTGTCCACAGCCTTGACAGTGGGAAATAGCTCCACGGAAGGGTCCACCCTGCTGCTGATCCAAACGACATCGCCACCAGCTGGTGAGGTAATATCAACTGGCGGCAAGGTGCCCTCGATGAACTCCTACCTGGTCAGCATGGCGTGGCCCAAATCGCTGGCGGTGGCCGTCTTCCTGGTCCTCATCCTGGTCACCGTCGTCGGCAATACACTCGTCATCCTGGCCGTTTTGACCACACGCCGCCTGCGCACCGTCACCAACTGTTTCGTGATGAACCTGGCCATCACCGACTGGCTGGTCGGCACCTGTGTGATGCCCCCCTCGGTGGTCCTCTACATAACAG GCACTTGGCGCTTCGGCTGGATACTGTGCGACATTTGGATCTCGCTGGACATCTTGCTCTGCACCGGCTCCATTCTCAGCCTGTGCGCCATCAGTCTGGACAG GTATCTCGCCGTCACACAACCCTTGACGTACTCCAAGAAGCGGCGCTCCAAGCGGCTGGCCCTGCTCATGATACTCGTCGTGTGGATAACGGCCCTGTCAATCACATGTCCACCCTATTTGGGCTG GTACGAGGCGGGCAGGCATCAGGCGGAGTTCGTGGACTGCCGCTACAACCAAAACAAGGGCTACGTGGTCTTTTCGGCAATGGGATCATTCTTTATCCCCCTCACGGTGATGCTGTACGTCTACGTTAAGATTGGTTATGTCCTCACGTCACGGCGACAGCGCATTGTGCGCGATGCG AACTCCGAGCGCACGGCAGACTACGATGTGGATGGGGACAACTTCATCTCGGAGTCAGAACACTATCACTGCACGCCAACCAAGTGGCTGCCAAACAGGAAGTCCCGCTGGAGGTTCAACTCCCTCCACGACCCACCAGGCAGCACGAATACGTCCAAGGGCCACCAGTCGTCGTCCGTCAAGTGCGCCAAGTGCTCCACTGCAACTGGAGTGGGAGTAACTGGTGGAGTGCCTGTTCCGGACAAAACGCTGACATTCAAGCACCAACCCACCTTTTACGAGCTGGTCGAGGTGTCGCGTCTCTCGTCGCTCATCCACTGCTCGGCAATTAGCTGCAAGTACGGCGGACCCTGCATGCACTCCACGCCCTCGGGGCTGCACTATGTGGGCACGGAGGCCTCCTTTTCGGACACCTGCCTGGGCGCCACCCCGGCCAGCTCCGCACTGGAGGCCACCGAGAAACTGGAGGCGGAGTCGCACTCTCAGGCCCAACAAAAGCAGCGATCCTTCGACCTTCCACATCCGCATCATCACCATCATGGCTCCCAGAACCATCACAATCACAACCACCATCATCGCATGCCGATGCGAGTCTCGACCACGAAACGTGATAGCAAGACCGCCAAGACCCTGACAATTGTGATGGGCGGCCTAATTGCTTGCTGGCTGCCCTTCTTCGTCTATTATCTACTGATACCCTTCCTGCCGCGACCCGCCGTCCTCGAGGACCTCATGTTCGGCTTCACCTGGATTGGCTGGGTCAACTGCGCCATCAACCCGTTCATCTACGCCTTCTACAATCCGGACTTTCGCACTGCCTTCTGGCGGCTCACCTGTCGGCCCATTTGCAAGCAGAAGCGCCCGCCCAACCACCTGGCCATGTTCCGTGGCTAG
- the TyrR gene encoding tyramine receptor 1, producing the protein MEGLRRPAAYSIANSTGRSMAVNLQLNNLSAIYPSLMYVAASSLRGLGAGSGGLPENISIVYEDAANGTGTGSAFPNGTSGGALDAVALTEPGPTAPVTTFNYYNESAAAAEWAHFYDLVLSWQGIILIAVFATFIVVTVIGNTLVILAILTTRRLRTITNCFVMSLAVADLLVGIFVMPPAVAVHLIGSWQLGWVLCDIWISLDVLLCTASILSLCAISVDRYLAVTRPLTYSRKRRSKRLALIMILIVWLLALAITCPPILGWYEPGRRDLRECRYNQNEGYVIFSAMGSFFIPMAVMIYVYARISCVIASRHDNMTDISVHNKKFKRYTAADVENELSEQEQHSSVGQRQRQATSRTFSNQTIAKELHDMMLSDSDNCATVGGAAGGGVTTSTGGSNTGTHCQSLLALPSGGGGGASSVGCAKNGCYELTRPSSLKRTSTASTTITTMTSGMGPGSSLLDAQWQSQPPGHNQPPRPHSFRHSHGERDRDRRSHHHHPHYHHQTSGVTATSSSGGTGNANANTNSKSLSNRITSLKKENKTTQTLSIVVGGFIACWLPFFVNYLITPFLAEHQASQMLAKALTWLGWFNSAINPFIYAFYSVDFRAAFWRLTCKRFFSAGQKPQFPTNTMSIRR; encoded by the exons ATGGAAGGGCTTAGGCGGCCTGCTGCCTACTCGATAGCGAACTCAACCGGCCGATCCATGGCTGTCAACTTGCAGCTGAATAATTTAAGCGCCATTTATCCATCGCTCATGTATGTGGCCGCCTCCTCCCTGCGGGGATTGGGAGCGGGATCTGGCGGTCTGCCGGAAAACATATCCATCGTTTACGAGGATGCGGCCAATGGGACAGGCACAGGAAGTGCTTTTCCCAATGGCACTTCGGGCGGCGCGCTGGATGCAGTGGCTCTCACCGAACCAGGACCCACGGCACCCGTGACCACATTTAATTACTACAACGAGTCGGCAGCGGCTGCCGAGTGGGCGCACTTCTACGATCTCGTCCTATCCTGGCAGGGCATAATCCTGATAGCCGTCTTCGCCACCTTCATTGTGGTCACCGTCATCGGCAACACGCTGGTGATCCTGGCCATCCTGACCACGCGCCGCCTGCGAACCATCACCAACTGCTTTGTGATGAGCCTGGCGGTGGCCGACCTCCTCGTGGGCATCTTCGTAATGCCCCCCGCCGTCGCCGTCCATCTCATAG GCTCGTGGCAACTGGGCTGGGTGCTCTGCGACATTTGGATCTCCCTCGACGTGCTCCTCTGCACGGCCTCGATTCTCAGCCTGTGCGCCATCAGTGTGGACAG ATATTTGGCCGTGACCAGGCCGCTCACGTACTCCCGTAAACGGCGCTCGAAACGATTGGCCCTCATCATGATACTAATCGTCTGGCTGCTGGCCCTGGCCATCACCTGTCCCCCCATCCTGGGATG GTACGAGCCGGGACGAAGGGACCTGCGGGAGTGCCGGTACAACCAAAACGAGGGCTACGTCATCTTCTCGGCCATGGGCTCCTTCTTCATACCGATGGCAGTCATGATTTATGTGTATGCAAGAATTTCCTGTGTCATTGCATCCAGGCACGACAATATGACCGACATAAGTGTTCACAACAAG AAATTCAAGCGCTACACGGCGGCGGACGTGGAGAACGAGCTGtcggagcaggagcagcacaGCTCGGTGGGCCAGCGGCAGAGGCAGGCCACCTCGAGGACCTTCTCCAACCAGACGATAGCCAAGGAGCTGCACGACATGATGCTGAGCGACAGCGACAATTGTGCAACAGTGggtggagcagcaggaggaggagtaaCTACCTCCACTGGAGGCTCAAACACCGGCACCCACTGTCAATCCCTGCTGGCCCTGCCttccggcggcggaggaggagcctCATCGGTGGGCTGTGCCAAGAACGGGTGCTACGAACTCACACGACCTTCCTCGCTGAAGCGCACTTCCACCGCCTCGACGACCATTACCACAATGACCAGTGGCATGGGCCCGGGCAGCAGTCTCCTGGACGCCCAGTGGCAGTCCCAGCCGCCGGGTCACAATCAGCCACCGCGCCCCCACAGCTTTAGGCACTCGCACGGGGAGCGGGACAGGGATCGGAGGAGCCATCACCATCATCCCCATTATCATCACCAGACGAGCGGAGTGACCGCCACTTCGAGCAGCGGTGGAACAGGAAATGCCAACGCCAACACCAACAGCAAATCGCTGTCCAATCGGATTACGTCGCTGAAGAAGGAGAACAAGACCACGCAGACTTTGAGCATTGTGGTGGGCGGCTTCATCGCCTGCTGGCTGCCCTTCTTCGTCAACTATCTGATCACCCCGTTCCTGGCCGAGCACCAGGCCAGCCAAATGCTGGCCAAGGCCCTCACCTGGCTGGGATGGTTCAATAGCGCCATCAACCCGTTCATCTACGCCTTCTACAGCGTCGACTTCCGGGCGGCCTTCTGGCGCCTCACCTGCAAGCGCTTCTTCAGCGCCGGCCAGAAGCCGCAGTTTCCCACGAACACCATGTCCATCAGGCGATAA
- the LOC108068829 gene encoding rho guanine nucleotide exchange factor 17 isoform X2, with translation MSHNRENLRLSLLDLQATLTAPSQTVAAALLPQAPAHMQQLPSGSGNLSGSSNISNSSSSCNTHSHSSSNISGCGTGSSSNINSSVSQAVSMATTTVARLSKAGFGAAAGSGGGAGSGYQNDKCDRLKKMTSITCSDSEDDSERRAQFEMSSKWNLGGYEGDTRTYVVQEIYRNEQSYVESLQTVVVKYLKVLKAPEHAGMIDTRTVDEIFFMVPDILEIHERFLGDLKSRLDDWDVQQKVGDAFMDTFSKLEVLEVYTSFVNNCNRAKNAIRSMKHQRPSFSKFLESTAREHKGKLTLDNLLIKPVQKFPNYELLFQRLIKHTDHDHPDTKHLQDVLKLVHDILVHINCKEREIMENGQREATLRELEGVIEGITDLIAPERQFLLFDLVSMPSGQGARKDRGFFLFNDLLVLTSIKKRSGTIRKPNSSICPGTVATTLDTNKYKFLTKISLDCLEIVKSKDENIKRIVSEIETLAEDCNKLQQITDIAVSLKYPHQYLEDVIRELHRDVQRQLSERQTNDTQLNMLELTVSSPNGNQKLTVVFNKTEKRTQWEESFNEAKQKLAATLERHPIPEFLTSIPIRKTRAGLQFTCAAATLSDNRDVWVCNSDGYVGQVCIMSLHPEPNVTSCNGVCNARILCVASVPAYSSAASSRNSSGEQPAGSGGQEEKDKRNTPQSYTQQLRDYRKSISPSFQSASTSATATPEKKKLTPTPTPVAGGDPGDAATTAPGGSDTQLELNLSSSDDETEAAAASLNVAGSTGAGSGATLAERVPSPAPSYHGHQDSNPEEGESNQSTMWIGTEDGCIHVYNSTDNIRIKKNRIKIEHHSAVYSILYLDNRVFVSLANGDICVYLRDGATSWNTCSSHCLSIGTVTSPVNKLLNVNGRLWCSIQGIIKVLDVETLTVINQIQISSDSKPITNMTVSNNHVWISIQNSAHIKCFHSNTHQLVTEVNLAPAVNKMLSNCDEIIRQHKAACLRVTSLLCCKDLIWIGTSAGVLLTIPAQGYEKGAINIVPTGIPHGHTGHVRFLTFVETTGLEGAASGGGGSGGRDAGGSTSDEYSKQGSIKHSKSKSETNNTLIISGGDGYEDFRNSGANSLSEIAGREDSTNHLLIWQI, from the exons ATGTCGCACAATCGCGAGAATCTGCGACTCAGCCTGTTGGATCTGCAGGCCACCCTGACGGCGCCCTCCCAAACCGTTGCCGCCGCCCTGCTCCCCCAGGCCCCCGCCCACATGCAACAGTTGCCGAGCGGCAGCGGCAACCTcagtggcagcagcaacatcagcaacagcagcagcagctgcaacacCCACtcgcacagcagcagcaacatcagcggcTGCGgcaccggcagcagcagcaacatcaacagcagcgTCTCCCAAGCGGTCTCGATGGCCACCACAACGGTGGCGCGGCTCAGCAAGGCGGGATTCGGGGCGGCTGCCGGTTCAGGGGGCGGGGCCGGGAGTGGCTATCAGAACGACAAGTGCGACAGGCTGAAGAAAATGACTTCGATCACCTGCTCCGACTCGGAGGACGACTCCGAGCGGCGGGCGCAGTTCGAGATGAGTAGTAAATGGAATCTGGGCGGCTATGAAGGC GACACACGCACCTATGTTGTGCAGGAGATCTACCGGAATGAGCAGTCCTACGTGGAATCCCTACAGACCGTGGTCGTCAAATATCTGAAGGTGCTCAAGGCCCCCGAGCATGCCGGCATGATAGACACACGCACTGTGGATGAGATCTTCTTCATGGTCCCCGACATCCTCGAGATTCACGAGAGGTTCCTGGGCGACCTGAAGAGCCGGTTGGATGACTGGGATGTCCAGCAGAAAGTGGGCGACGCCTTCATGGATAcg TTTTCGAAACTAGAGGTCCTAGAGGTCTACACATCCTTTGTGAACAACTGCAATCGGGCCAAGAACGCCATTCGCTCTATGAAGCACCAGCGACCTTCGTTTTCCAAGTTCCTCGAGTCGACGGCTCGGGAGCACAAGGGCAAGCTGACCCTGGACAATCTGCTCATCAAGCCTGTGCAAAAGTTTCCCAA CTATGAACTGCTCTTCCAGCGATTGATTAAGCACACGGATCACGATCATCCAGACACGAAGCATTTGCAGGATGTGCTGAAGCTGGTCCACGACATTCTGGTCCACATCAACTGCAAGGAGCGCGAGATCATGGAGAATGGACAGAGGGAGGCCACGCTGCGGGAACTGGAAGGTGTCATCGAGGGCATCACCGATCTTATAGCCCCGGAAAGGCAGTTCCTGCTCTTCGACCTGGTCTCCATGCCATCGGGACAAGGGGCGCGCAAGGATCGTGGCTTCTTCCTGTTCAACGATCTGCTCGTCCTCACGAGCATCAAGAAACGAAGCGGCACGATTCGCAAGCCAAACAGCTCCATTTGCCCGGGCACTGTGGCCACCACCCTGGACACCAATAAGTACAAGTTCCTCACCAAGATCTCGCTGGACTGCCTGGAAATTGTCAAAT CCAAGGACGAAAACATTAAGCGCATCGTCAGCGAAATCGAGACTTTGGCCGAAGACTGCAATAAACTGCAGCAAATCACCGACATAGCCGTATCCCTAAAATACCCGCATCAGTATCTGGAGGACGTAATCCGCGAGCTCCATCGTGATGTCCAGCGACAGCTCTCCGAGCGCCAGACAAACGACACCCAGCTGAATATGCTCGAACTGACAGTCAGTTCTCC AAATGGCAACCAGAAGCTGACCGTGGTCTTCAACAAGACGGAGAAGCGCACGCAATGGGAGGAGAGTTTCAACGAGGCCAAGCAGAAGCTGG CTGCCACCCTGGAGCGACATCCCATTCCCGAGTTCCTCACCTCCATACCCATCCGCAAGACCCGTGCTGGCCTGCAGTTCACCTGTGCGGCAGCCACGCTGAGTGACAACCGGGATGTTTGGGTTTGCAACAGCGACGGCTACGTGGGTCAGGTGTGCATCATGTCGCTGCATCCCGAGCCGAATGTCACCAGCTGCAACGGGGTGTGCAATGCCCGCATCCTGTGCGTGGCCTCCGTGCCGGCCTACAGCTCGGCGGCCTCCAGTCGGAACAGCAGTGGCGAGCAGCCTGCCGGATCCGGTGGTCAGGAGGAGAAGGACAAGCGCAACACTCCGCAGAGCTACACGCAGCAATTGAGGGACTATCGCAAGAGCATCTCGCCCAGCTTCCAGAGTGCCTCCACATCGGCGACGGCGACGCCGGAAAAGAAGAAGCTGACGCCAACGCCCACACCGGTTGCGGGCGGGGATCCTGGTGATGCGGCGACCACGGCGCCTGGCGGCAGTGATACTCAGCTGGAACTGAATCTCAGCTCCAGCGACGATGAAACGGAGGCCGCAGCAGCCTCGCTGAATGTCGCCGGGAGCACAGGTGCGGGATCTGGTGCAACTCTAGCGGAACGGGTTCCCAGTCCTGCACCCTCGTATCATGGGCATCAG GACTCGAATCCCGAGGAGGGCGAGAGCAATCAATCAACCATGTGGATTGGCACTGAAGACGGCTGCATCCACGTCTATAATAGCACTGACAATATTCGCATTAAGAAGAACCGCATCAAGATCGAACACCATTCGGCCGTCTATTCCATTTT GTACCTGGACAATCGTGTGTTTGTATCATTAGCAAATGGTGATATCTGTGTTTACCTAAGAGATGGTG CCACCTCCTGGAATACTTGCTCATCGCACTGCCTGTCCATTGGCACGGTCACCAGTCCGGTGAACAAGCTCCTGAACGTCAACGGTCGTCTTTGGTGCTCCATCCAGGGCATAATCAAAGTGCTGGATGTAGAGACTTTGACG GTCATCAATCAAATACAGATTTCATCGGACTCGAAGCCGATCACAAACATGACAGTCTCAAACAATCATGTGTGGATATCCATACAGAACTCAGCGCACATTAAGTGTTTCCATTCCAATAC CCACCAACTGGTTACCGAAGTGAATCTCGCCCCCGCCGTAAACAAGATGCTCTCGAATTGCGATGAGATCATCCGACAGCACAAGGCCGCCTGTCTGCGGGTAACATCGCTGCTGTGCTGCAAGGATCTCATCTGGATCGGAACCAGTGCGGGCGTTTTGCTCACCATCCCGGCGCAGGGTTACGAAAAGGGTGCCATTAACATTGTGCCGACAGGCATTCCCCATGGCCACACCGGTCACGTCAGATTCCTAACGTTTGTGGAAACTACGGGCTTGGAGGGAGCTGCATCCGGTGGAGGCGGAAGCGGAGGTCGGGATGCAGGCGGCTCCACCAGCGATGAGTACTCCAAACAGGG ATCCATCAAGCACTCCAAGTCCAAGTCGGAGACGAACAACACACTGATCATTTCCGGCGGCGATGGCTACGAGGACTTCCGCAACTCCGGCGCCAACTCGCTGAGCGAGATCGCCGGACGCGAGGACAGCACCAACCAtctattgatatggcaaatttgA